Proteins encoded by one window of Streptomyces sp. LX-29:
- a CDS encoding nitrate/nitrite transporter yields MPSPTPTPTPTPTSPPGRPPTPGDDGSVARARGRWIQEWDPEDETFWRTKGERIATRNLVFSILSEHIGFSIWSLWSVMVLFMGPEYGVDPAGKFFLVALPTLVGAVLRVPYTFAVARFGGRNWTVFSAVLLLVPATAAAMVMEPGTSYGTFLLVGALAGVGGGNFASSMTNINAFYPLRKKGWALGLNAGGGNIGVPVIQLVGLLVIGTAGAAHPRVVLAVYIPLIVLAAVLAALCMDNLAPVRNDGGAVREAARDPHTWIMSFLYVGTFGSFIGYSFAFGLVLQNQFDRTPLQAASLTFIGPLLGSLIRPVGGRLADSLGGARVTLWNFAAMAAAALVVVYASAERSLPVFLVGFIALFVFSGLGNGSTYKMIPAIFRAKALARGLTGEAAETYGRRLSGAAMGLIGAVGGLGGLAINLAFRQSFLTGHSGTPAFVSFLAFYALCAALTWAVYLRRARSAEGAAQPVADTARSRPAVYADV; encoded by the coding sequence ATGCCCAGCCCGACGCCCACCCCGACCCCCACCCCGACGTCCCCGCCCGGCCGACCCCCCACCCCCGGCGACGACGGCTCCGTCGCACGTGCCCGGGGCCGCTGGATCCAGGAGTGGGATCCGGAGGACGAGACCTTCTGGCGTACGAAGGGCGAGCGGATCGCCACCCGCAACCTGGTGTTCTCCATCCTCTCCGAGCACATCGGCTTCTCGATCTGGAGCCTGTGGTCGGTGATGGTGCTGTTCATGGGGCCGGAGTACGGGGTCGACCCGGCCGGGAAGTTCTTCCTGGTGGCGCTGCCCACCCTGGTCGGAGCCGTGCTCCGGGTGCCGTACACCTTCGCCGTGGCGCGCTTCGGCGGCCGGAACTGGACGGTGTTCAGCGCCGTGCTGCTGCTGGTCCCGGCGACAGCGGCCGCCATGGTGATGGAGCCGGGCACCTCGTACGGGACCTTCCTGCTGGTCGGCGCGCTCGCCGGCGTCGGCGGCGGCAACTTCGCCTCCTCCATGACCAACATCAACGCCTTCTACCCACTGCGGAAGAAGGGCTGGGCCCTGGGCCTCAACGCGGGCGGCGGGAACATCGGCGTGCCCGTGATCCAACTCGTCGGGCTGCTCGTCATCGGCACCGCGGGCGCCGCCCACCCGCGCGTCGTGCTCGCCGTCTACATCCCGCTCATCGTGCTCGCCGCCGTGCTCGCCGCGCTGTGCATGGACAACCTCGCGCCGGTGCGGAACGACGGCGGTGCCGTCCGGGAGGCGGCGCGCGACCCGCACACCTGGATCATGTCCTTCCTCTACGTCGGCACCTTCGGCTCGTTCATCGGCTACAGCTTCGCCTTCGGGCTGGTGCTGCAGAACCAGTTCGACCGCACCCCGCTCCAGGCCGCCTCGCTCACCTTCATCGGGCCGCTGCTGGGCTCGCTCATCCGGCCCGTCGGCGGCCGCCTCGCCGACAGCCTGGGCGGGGCGCGGGTCACGCTGTGGAACTTCGCCGCCATGGCCGCGGCGGCGCTGGTGGTCGTCTACGCCTCCGCCGAGCGCTCGCTCCCCGTCTTCCTCGTCGGCTTCATCGCCCTCTTCGTCTTCAGCGGGCTCGGCAACGGCTCCACCTACAAGATGATCCCCGCCATCTTCCGCGCCAAGGCGCTCGCCCGCGGGCTCACCGGGGAGGCCGCGGAGACCTACGGGCGGCGGCTCTCGGGCGCGGCCATGGGACTGATCGGCGCGGTCGGCGGCCTGGGCGGCCTCGCCATCAACCTCGCCTTCCGGCAGTCCTTCCTGACCGGCCACTCCGGCACCCCCGCCTTCGTCTCCTTCCTCGCCTTCTACGCCCTGTGCGCCGCGCTGACCTGGGCCGTATACCTGCGCCGGGCCCGCTCGGCGGAGGGGGCCGCGCAGCCCGTGGCCGATACCGCGCGGTCCCGGCCCGCCGTCTACGCGGACGTGTAA
- a CDS encoding uroporphyrinogen-III synthase, whose product MDGAAPVEGAGPAAGAPGPATATAPASGPARAVAESPGDAAVGPLAGFTVGVTAARRAEELAALLRRRGAAVLHAPALRIVPLPDDTELLDSTKRLIADAPDVVVATTAIGFRGWIEAADGWGVGEELLERLRGVTLLARGPKVRGAIRAAGLTEHWSPASESMAELLDHLLAQGVSGRRIAVQLHGEPLPGFVESLRAGGAEVIGVPVYRWMPPADLAPLDRLLDSAVGRSVDAITFTSAPAAAGLLDRARERGMFDALLDALRHDVLPACVGPVTALPLQALDVPTRQPERFRLGPLVQLLTGELPGRAGPLPVAGRRLEIRGHAVLVDGELRAIPPAGMALLRALARRPGWVVARADLLRVLPGSGRDEHAVETAMARLRSALGTPKLIQTVVKRGYRLALDPVVETKYGEPEGASEG is encoded by the coding sequence GTGGACGGCGCGGCGCCCGTGGAGGGCGCGGGCCCCGCCGCCGGCGCGCCGGGCCCCGCCACCGCCACCGCCCCGGCCTCCGGCCCCGCCCGTGCCGTCGCCGAGAGTCCCGGCGACGCCGCCGTCGGGCCGCTCGCCGGATTCACCGTCGGTGTCACCGCGGCCCGTCGGGCCGAGGAGTTGGCCGCCCTGCTGCGGCGGCGCGGGGCCGCGGTGCTGCACGCGCCCGCGCTGCGCATCGTGCCGCTGCCCGACGACACCGAACTGCTCGACTCCACCAAGCGGTTGATCGCCGACGCGCCCGACGTCGTCGTGGCCACCACGGCCATCGGCTTCCGCGGCTGGATCGAGGCCGCGGACGGCTGGGGGGTGGGCGAGGAGCTGCTGGAGCGGCTGCGCGGTGTCACGCTGCTCGCCCGCGGGCCCAAGGTGCGCGGCGCGATCCGGGCCGCCGGACTCACCGAACACTGGTCGCCCGCCTCCGAGTCGATGGCCGAGCTGCTGGACCACCTGCTGGCGCAGGGCGTCTCCGGCCGCCGGATCGCGGTGCAGCTGCACGGCGAACCGCTGCCCGGCTTCGTCGAGTCGCTGCGGGCCGGCGGCGCCGAGGTCATCGGGGTGCCCGTCTACCGCTGGATGCCGCCGGCGGACCTCGCCCCGCTGGACCGGCTGCTGGACTCGGCGGTCGGCCGCTCGGTGGACGCCATCACCTTCACCAGCGCCCCCGCCGCCGCCGGCCTGCTGGACCGGGCCCGGGAGCGCGGGATGTTCGACGCGCTCCTCGACGCGCTCCGCCACGACGTGCTGCCGGCCTGCGTGGGGCCGGTGACCGCGCTGCCGCTCCAGGCCCTCGACGTGCCCACCCGACAGCCCGAGCGGTTCCGGCTCGGCCCGCTGGTGCAGCTGCTGACCGGTGAACTCCCCGGCCGGGCGGGCCCACTCCCGGTCGCCGGCCGGCGACTGGAGATCCGCGGCCACGCGGTCCTCGTCGACGGCGAGCTCCGCGCGATCCCCCCGGCCGGGATGGCCCTGCTGCGCGCCCTCGCCCGCCGCCCCGGCTGGGTCGTCGCCCGCGCCGACCTGCTGCGCGTCCTCCCGGGCTCCGGCCGCGACGAGCACGCCGTGGAGACCGCGATGGCGCGGCTCCGCAGCGCCCTCGGCACCCCGAAGCTGATCCAGACCGTGGTCAAGCGCGGCTACCGGCTGGCGCTGGACCCGGTCGTGGAGACGAAGTACGGGGAGCCGGAGGGCGCGAGCGAGGGCTGA
- a CDS encoding putative T7SS-secreted protein, producing the protein MGIIDKVGGAIKDATPDVIEDAVEDGVELVGEGVEYVGEKGADVLDAVGLEDQADWVRDKSKSVANYLGADVSELELGQTDDPKKLVYGSVSKIRSTVRHLKDFQKAFDKVGNGLKGLDSDRWRGKTADAFREEVSVKPKDWFRAADACEKAAKALEAYAVTVSWAQGEAKLALAAYNKAKEASAAARTAYNVKAKAYNAVAKKGEDPGPKPVFHDPGPAAAEAAQDKLDHARTQRNTAAETARTAIEEAHALAPPKPAYDEQLGDAGTRVSLDAEHVVVGAVKGTAGIVSTVRGLNPLDPYNLTHPAEYYTNLNTTAAGLVTAANDPVGTIKNVANAFAQDPAEGFGRALPEILGGKGLGAAKTGVNAAKSTRHVPDKGPGRKASSDGPHERTTPDGERSTGNTDPVDLATGRMFLPQTDVSLPGVLPLVFKRRVESGYAAGRWFGPSWSSTVDQRLEIDAEGVVFLSEDGLVLAYPHPAPGVPTLPEAGPRWPLERDAHGDYTLTDPATGWVRHFTGPAGVENGGDGEARLEQISDRDGHWITFEYDIEGAPTGIVHSAGYTLKLDTADGRVTALYLAGAADDGTHQELVRYGYADGNLTEVVNSSGLPLRFAYDDRRRVVSWTDTNARRYDYAYDDRDRCIGEGGEAGHIAIRIDYDGRDEATGHRITTVTTAEGAVHRHVVNERRQVVAEIDPLGNTTRTTYDRHDRVLSRTDALGNTTELAYDESGRLTEITRPDGARSTATYNDLGLPLTTTGPDGAVWQQTYDEAGRRTSVTDPAGHSTHYAYDDRGHLAAVTNALGETTHVRCDAAGLPLEVTDPLGAVTRYERDGFGRPVRITDAVGATTLLRWTVEGKLSRRENPDGSSETWTYDGEGNCTTHTDAVGGVTTYEYTHFDLLTARTGPDGVRYEFTHDASLRLTEVANPQGLTWGYEYDPAGRLVAETDFDDRRVSYAYDAAGRLVSRTNPLGETVSYERDALGRTLRKEAAGRETTYVYDPVGRLLSATGPDTEVVYQRDRLGRVKSEMVAGRVLTHAYDALGRRTRRTTPTGAVSEYSYDAAGNRTGLVASGHTLDFAHDAAGRETERRIGEALSLTSTWDELGRLTAQSLTGGDGGRIQHRAYTYRQDGHLTAVDDHLRGPQSFTLDAAGRVTAVQAHAWQETYAYDEAGNQTQATWPTDHPAQEATGSRAYEGTRITRAGKIRYEHDGAGRLVLRQKSRLSKKPDTWHYEWDAEDRLRQVTTPDGTAWRYLYDPFGRRVAKQRLDSDGATVAEQVNFTWDGPTLVEQTTTAPDLPHPVTLTWDHDGLRPISQTERITDDTTQQEFDSRFFAIVTDLVGTPTELVDEAGGIAWHTRATLWGTTTWATESTAYTPLRFPGQYFDPETALHYNYFRYYDPQTARYFCPDPFGLTPAPNPATYVYNPQTGADPLGLAPKCLNELGKSGKDTSENFISGSKSGQDLAEKLRRESAESMFTPDGRLTDQAIRESDPIIQGDLLKNPHVIKRLTADGSQLADWAKYTTGTHQSPYGDFQVHYYYNPKTGEVAYDSDYKVVLNRR; encoded by the coding sequence ATGGGCATCATCGACAAGGTCGGCGGCGCGATCAAGGACGCGACGCCGGACGTGATCGAGGACGCCGTCGAGGACGGCGTGGAGCTGGTCGGTGAGGGCGTCGAGTACGTCGGCGAAAAGGGCGCCGACGTCCTCGACGCGGTCGGCCTGGAGGACCAGGCCGACTGGGTCCGCGACAAGTCCAAGTCGGTCGCCAACTACCTGGGCGCGGACGTCTCGGAGCTGGAGCTGGGGCAGACCGACGACCCCAAGAAGCTGGTCTACGGCAGCGTGTCGAAGATCCGCTCCACGGTGCGCCACCTCAAGGACTTCCAGAAGGCGTTCGACAAGGTCGGCAACGGCCTCAAGGGCCTGGACTCCGACCGCTGGCGCGGCAAGACCGCGGACGCCTTCCGGGAGGAGGTGTCGGTCAAGCCGAAGGACTGGTTCAGGGCGGCCGACGCCTGCGAGAAGGCGGCCAAGGCGCTGGAGGCCTACGCCGTGACCGTGAGCTGGGCCCAGGGCGAGGCCAAGCTGGCGCTGGCGGCGTACAACAAGGCGAAGGAGGCGTCCGCCGCCGCCCGCACCGCGTACAACGTCAAGGCGAAGGCGTACAACGCCGTCGCCAAGAAGGGCGAGGACCCCGGCCCGAAGCCCGTCTTCCACGACCCGGGCCCCGCCGCGGCCGAGGCGGCCCAGGACAAGCTGGACCACGCCCGCACGCAGCGCAACACCGCCGCCGAGACCGCCCGCACGGCGATCGAGGAGGCCCACGCCCTGGCCCCGCCCAAGCCCGCCTACGACGAACAGCTCGGCGACGCGGGCACCCGCGTGAGCCTGGACGCCGAACACGTCGTCGTCGGCGCCGTCAAGGGCACGGCCGGCATCGTCAGCACCGTCCGCGGCCTGAACCCGCTCGACCCGTACAACCTCACGCACCCGGCGGAGTACTACACCAACCTCAACACCACCGCCGCCGGCCTGGTGACGGCAGCCAACGACCCCGTCGGCACGATCAAGAACGTCGCCAACGCCTTCGCCCAGGACCCCGCCGAGGGCTTCGGCCGAGCCCTGCCCGAGATCCTGGGCGGGAAGGGGCTGGGGGCGGCGAAGACGGGGGTGAACGCGGCCAAGTCGACCCGGCATGTGCCGGACAAGGGTCCGGGGCGGAAGGCGTCGAGCGACGGGCCGCACGAGCGGACGACGCCCGACGGCGAGAGGTCGACCGGCAACACCGACCCGGTGGACCTCGCGACGGGAAGGATGTTCCTGCCGCAGACGGACGTCTCGCTGCCGGGCGTGCTCCCGCTGGTGTTCAAGCGCCGCGTCGAATCGGGCTACGCGGCGGGCCGGTGGTTCGGCCCGTCCTGGTCGAGCACGGTGGACCAGCGGCTGGAGATCGACGCCGAGGGCGTGGTCTTCCTCAGCGAGGACGGCCTGGTCCTCGCCTACCCGCACCCGGCCCCCGGCGTCCCCACCCTCCCCGAGGCCGGCCCGCGCTGGCCGCTGGAGCGGGACGCGCACGGCGACTACACCCTCACCGACCCGGCGACGGGCTGGGTCCGCCACTTCACCGGCCCGGCGGGCGTCGAGAACGGCGGCGACGGCGAGGCCCGGCTGGAGCAGATATCCGATCGGGACGGCCACTGGATCACCTTCGAGTACGACATCGAGGGCGCGCCGACGGGGATCGTCCACAGCGCCGGCTACACCCTGAAGCTCGACACGGCCGACGGCCGCGTCACCGCCCTGTACCTGGCGGGCGCGGCGGACGACGGCACCCACCAGGAGCTGGTCCGCTACGGCTACGCCGACGGCAACCTCACCGAGGTCGTCAACTCCAGCGGCCTCCCGCTGCGGTTCGCCTATGACGACAGGCGCCGGGTCGTCTCCTGGACCGACACCAACGCCCGCCGCTACGACTACGCCTACGACGACCGCGATCGCTGCATCGGGGAGGGCGGCGAGGCCGGCCATATCGCGATCCGTATCGACTACGACGGCCGCGACGAGGCGACCGGCCACCGGATCACGACGGTCACCACGGCGGAGGGCGCGGTCCACCGCCACGTGGTCAACGAACGCCGCCAGGTCGTGGCGGAGATCGACCCGCTGGGAAACACGACCCGGACGACGTATGACCGCCACGACCGGGTGCTGTCCCGTACGGACGCGCTGGGCAACACCACGGAGCTGGCCTACGACGAATCCGGCCGCCTGACGGAGATCACCCGCCCCGACGGCGCACGCTCCACAGCCACGTACAACGACCTGGGCCTGCCGCTGACCACCACCGGCCCGGACGGCGCCGTCTGGCAGCAGACCTACGACGAGGCAGGCCGCCGCACGTCGGTCACGGACCCGGCAGGGCACTCCACCCACTACGCGTACGACGACCGCGGCCACCTGGCGGCGGTGACCAACGCCCTGGGCGAGACGACGCACGTCCGCTGCGACGCGGCGGGCCTGCCGTTGGAGGTCACGGACCCGCTGGGGGCGGTGACGCGCTACGAGCGCGACGGCTTCGGCCGCCCGGTGCGCATCACCGACGCGGTGGGCGCGACGACGCTCTTGCGGTGGACGGTGGAAGGCAAACTGTCCCGCCGGGAGAACCCCGACGGCTCGTCGGAGACCTGGACATACGACGGCGAGGGCAACTGCACGACGCACACCGACGCGGTCGGCGGCGTCACGACATACGAGTACACCCACTTCGACCTGCTGACGGCGAGGACCGGTCCGGACGGCGTGCGCTACGAGTTCACGCACGACGCGTCGCTGCGCCTGACGGAGGTGGCGAACCCGCAGGGCCTGACGTGGGGCTACGAGTACGACCCGGCGGGCCGTCTGGTCGCCGAGACGGACTTCGACGACCGGAGGGTGTCGTACGCGTACGACGCGGCGGGGCGGCTGGTCTCGCGGACGAACCCGCTGGGCGAGACGGTCTCCTACGAGCGCGACGCGCTGGGCCGCACGCTCCGGAAGGAGGCCGCGGGCCGGGAAACGACCTACGTGTACGACCCGGTGGGCCGCCTGCTCTCGGCGACCGGCCCGGACACGGAGGTCGTGTACCAGCGGGACCGGCTGGGCCGGGTCAAGTCGGAGATGGTGGCGGGCCGGGTGCTGACCCACGCGTACGACGCGCTGGGCCGCCGCACCCGCCGGACGACCCCGACGGGCGCGGTGAGCGAGTACTCGTATGACGCGGCGGGTAACCGCACCGGGCTCGTGGCCTCGGGCCACACCCTGGACTTCGCACACGACGCGGCGGGCCGCGAAACGGAACGCCGAATAGGCGAGGCGCTCAGCCTCACCAGCACGTGGGACGAGCTGGGTCGCCTGACGGCGCAATCCCTGACGGGTGGAGACGGCGGCAGGATCCAGCACAGGGCCTACACCTACCGCCAGGACGGCCACCTCACCGCCGTGGATGACCACCTGCGCGGCCCGCAAAGCTTCACCCTGGACGCGGCTGGCCGGGTAACGGCTGTCCAGGCGCACGCCTGGCAGGAGACCTACGCCTACGACGAGGCGGGCAACCAGACCCAGGCGACCTGGCCCACCGACCACCCCGCCCAGGAGGCCACGGGCTCCCGTGCGTACGAGGGCACCCGCATCACCCGCGCAGGCAAGATCCGCTACGAACACGACGGAGCGGGCCGCCTGGTCCTGCGCCAAAAGTCCCGCCTCTCAAAGAAGCCGGACACCTGGCACTACGAATGGGACGCGGAGGACCGCCTACGCCAGGTCACCACCCCGGACGGCACGGCCTGGCGCTACCTGTACGACCCCTTCGGCCGCCGCGTGGCGAAACAGCGCCTGGACTCAGACGGCGCAACGGTGGCCGAGCAGGTCAACTTCACCTGGGACGGCCCCACCCTGGTCGAACAGACGACCACGGCACCCGATCTCCCCCACCCGGTCACGCTCACCTGGGACCACGACGGCCTCCGCCCCATCTCCCAGACCGAACGCATCACCGACGACACCACCCAACAGGAATTCGACTCCCGCTTCTTCGCCATCGTCACGGACCTGGTCGGCACGCCGACGGAGCTGGTCGACGAGGCGGGCGGCATCGCGTGGCATACGCGGGCGACACTGTGGGGGACGACGACTTGGGCGACGGAGAGTACGGCTTATACGCCGCTGCGGTTCCCGGGGCAGTACTTCGACCCGGAGACGGCCCTGCACTATAACTACTTCCGATACTACGATCCACAAACAGCCCGCTATTTCTGCCCTGACCCCTTCGGCCTCACCCCTGCCCCCAACCCTGCGACGTACGTCTACAACCCACAGACTGGGGCAGACCCACTGGGGTTGGCACCGAAGTGCTTGAATGAACTCGGAAAATCCGGAAAAGACACCAGCGAAAACTTCATATCCGGAAGCAAGAGCGGGCAGGACCTCGCAGAGAAGCTGCGGAGGGAATCGGCGGAATCAATGTTCACCCCCGACGGAAGGCTAACAGATCAGGCCATCAGAGAGTCAGATCCGATCATCCAGGGTGACCTCCTGAAAAATCCACACGTAATTAAGCGACTCACAGCCGACGGCAGCCAGCTGGCCGATTGGGCAAAGTACACTACGGGAACCCATCAAAGCCCGTACGGCGATTTCCAAGTTCACTATTACTACAATCCCAAAACCGGCGAAGTGGCCTACGACTCCGACTACAAGGTAGTCCTAAACAGAAGGTGA
- a CDS encoding sigma-70 family RNA polymerase sigma factor — translation MRALYQDHAGPLLAFVLRLVAGDRHRAEDVVQETLLRAWRNADQLKNATGSVRPWLVTVARRIVIDGHRSRQSRPQEVDPTPLEAIPAADEIDRALRLMTISDALGDLTDAHREALVETYFKGRTVNEAAEVLRVPAGTVRSRVFYALRSMRLSLEERGVTA, via the coding sequence ATGCGGGCTCTCTACCAGGATCACGCGGGGCCGCTCCTGGCCTTCGTCCTGCGGCTGGTGGCGGGCGACCGCCACCGGGCGGAGGACGTGGTGCAGGAGACGCTGCTGCGCGCCTGGCGCAACGCCGACCAGCTGAAGAACGCGACCGGATCGGTGCGGCCCTGGCTGGTGACGGTCGCCCGGCGCATCGTCATCGACGGTCACCGCAGCCGTCAGTCGCGCCCGCAGGAGGTCGATCCGACCCCGTTGGAGGCCATACCGGCCGCGGACGAGATCGATCGGGCGCTGCGTCTGATGACCATCTCCGACGCGCTGGGCGACCTCACCGACGCCCACCGGGAGGCGCTTGTCGAGACCTACTTCAAGGGCCGTACGGTGAACGAGGCGGCCGAGGTGCTGCGGGTGCCGGCCGGGACGGTCAGGTCCCGGGTCTTCTACGCGCTGCGCTCGATGAGGCTCTCGCTCGAGGAACGGGGAGTGACGGCATGA
- a CDS encoding ABATE domain-containing protein gives MAASASYDLRFDSGRVCLDLVATVGGRLSEEPVERLDGPERLRAWLMGAELVPLGTCLEAVDAAWLTRFQAARDLLHRVVHAELDVDPGQATAADLERLNALASTAPPAVRAVRNSDGTLVRVIAVTPDCGALLAQIARDAVELLTDPVARGQLRQCEGETCSLVYLDTSRGRRRRWCSSEVCGNRERVARHRRRAVAAARP, from the coding sequence ATGGCGGCGTCGGCCTCCTACGACCTGCGGTTCGACTCCGGGAGGGTCTGTCTGGACCTGGTGGCCACGGTCGGCGGGCGGCTCAGCGAGGAGCCGGTGGAGCGGCTCGACGGGCCGGAGCGGCTGCGCGCCTGGCTGATGGGGGCGGAGCTGGTGCCGCTCGGGACGTGCCTGGAGGCGGTGGACGCCGCCTGGCTCACGCGCTTCCAGGCCGCGCGCGACCTGCTGCACCGGGTGGTCCACGCGGAGTTGGACGTCGATCCCGGTCAGGCCACCGCCGCCGACCTGGAGCGGCTGAACGCGCTGGCCTCGACCGCCCCGCCCGCCGTACGGGCGGTACGGAACTCCGATGGCACCCTGGTCCGCGTCATCGCCGTCACGCCCGACTGCGGGGCGCTGCTGGCGCAGATCGCGCGGGACGCCGTCGAGTTGCTCACCGACCCGGTGGCCCGGGGGCAGCTGCGGCAGTGCGAGGGAGAGACCTGCTCGCTGGTCTATCTGGACACCTCGCGCGGGCGCCGCCGCCGCTGGTGCTCCAGCGAGGTGTGCGGCAACCGGGAGCGGGTCGCCCGCCACCGCCGCCGCGCGGTCGCCGCCGCCCGGCCGTGA
- a CDS encoding zf-HC2 domain-containing protein, translating into MTPPAQHSDVGAYALGILDDADATRFEEHLVECDRCAAELEELMGLTPALAEFAQTAPTPETITATPGPELLDRLLAEVGATRAKRRRGRLYLVAAAAALIVAAPLVTAVAVREDSGAGEPRTFAAAARQVYEAGDRLPGTVDPVTKVSAEVSLESQGWRGTYVALKLGNVKGQRECQLIAVGKSGTEEVVSTWAVPEGGYGVPGDGSKWNKEPLYTLGGAAMNRDEIDRFEVRTLKGERLATVKV; encoded by the coding sequence ATGACCCCGCCGGCACAGCACAGCGATGTCGGCGCCTACGCGCTGGGCATCCTCGACGACGCGGACGCCACCCGGTTCGAGGAACACCTCGTGGAGTGCGACCGCTGCGCCGCCGAGCTGGAGGAGCTCATGGGGCTGACTCCGGCGCTGGCCGAGTTCGCCCAGACCGCGCCCACCCCCGAGACGATCACCGCCACCCCCGGTCCTGAGCTGCTCGACCGGCTGCTGGCGGAGGTCGGCGCCACCCGCGCCAAGCGGCGGCGCGGCCGGCTGTACCTGGTCGCCGCGGCGGCCGCGCTGATCGTCGCGGCGCCCCTGGTCACCGCCGTCGCGGTGCGCGAGGACTCCGGCGCGGGGGAGCCGCGCACCTTCGCCGCCGCCGCCCGCCAGGTCTACGAGGCCGGCGACCGGCTCCCCGGCACCGTCGACCCCGTCACCAAGGTCTCCGCCGAGGTCTCGCTGGAGTCCCAGGGCTGGCGCGGCACCTATGTCGCCCTCAAGCTCGGCAACGTCAAGGGACAGCGGGAGTGCCAGCTGATCGCGGTCGGCAAGAGCGGCACCGAGGAGGTCGTGAGCACCTGGGCGGTCCCCGAGGGCGGCTACGGGGTGCCGGGCGACGGCTCGAAGTGGAACAAGGAGCCCCTCTACACCCTCGGTGGCGCCGCCATGAACCGGGACGAGATCGACCGTTTCGAGGTCCGCACCCTGAAGGGGGAGCGCCTGGCGACGGTGAAGGTCTGA
- a CDS encoding SseB family protein has protein sequence MDSGSDVSDEIAAMRSGEGEPGALIGEFRRAAVLVPLADGGMMSAARDGIRWIYAFTDEEALSRFARARGAAPDEEWEYLSVLGARLLDIVIPSLGVPAGVAVNVADEDGSMLLPPARGIVPDAVAVDYAPNGADRTAKATDKAASGAGFAQDLGEGAR, from the coding sequence ATGGACTCCGGCTCGGACGTGTCGGACGAGATAGCCGCAATGCGGTCCGGGGAGGGTGAACCGGGCGCGCTGATAGGAGAGTTCCGGCGCGCGGCGGTCCTGGTCCCGCTCGCCGACGGGGGCATGATGTCGGCCGCGCGCGACGGCATCCGCTGGATCTACGCCTTCACCGACGAGGAGGCCCTGTCCCGCTTCGCCCGCGCCCGCGGGGCGGCGCCCGACGAGGAGTGGGAGTACCTGAGCGTCCTCGGCGCCCGGCTCCTGGACATCGTGATCCCGAGCCTGGGCGTCCCGGCCGGGGTGGCCGTGAACGTCGCCGACGAGGACGGCTCGATGCTGCTGCCCCCGGCGCGCGGGATCGTGCCGGACGCGGTGGCGGTGGACTACGCGCCGAACGGGGCGGACCGGACGGCGAAGGCGACAGACAAGGCGGCGAGCGGGGCGGGCTTCGCCCAGGACCTCGGGGAGGGCGCGCGATGA